From Denitrovibrio acetiphilus DSM 12809, the proteins below share one genomic window:
- a CDS encoding bactofilin family protein: MKGKDNNSIDAFLGKNTSFNGTLIFDGLVRIDGNFEGNIKTPDTLVIAGSGNVKAEIEAGDVKISGRFDGVISAKEKVELYKPAYVTGTINTPIFKVEEGVVFNGNCSMGGNSAKTIVTGKEEE, translated from the coding sequence ATGAAGGGTAAAGATAACAACAGCATAGACGCTTTCCTCGGGAAGAATACCAGCTTTAACGGTACTCTTATTTTTGATGGGCTTGTCAGAATAGATGGGAACTTCGAAGGGAATATAAAAACACCAGACACCCTTGTTATTGCCGGTTCAGGTAATGTTAAGGCAGAGATTGAAGCAGGAGATGTGAAGATTTCCGGCAGATTCGATGGTGTCATCAGTGCAAAAGAAAAGGTCGAGCTTTATAAGCCTGCCTATGTTACAGGGACAATCAATACTCCGATTTTCAAAGTGGAAGAAGGTGTTGTTTTTAACGGTAACTGCTCCATGGGCGGTAACAGTGCGAAGACAATTGTAACAGGCAAAGAAGAGGAGTGA
- the hypF gene encoding carbamoyltransferase HypF — MDTKCRYDNRQAGNLYYTGALYTDILEKMKTFNIKVKGIVQGVGFRPFIFRLAGTHGLKGFVTNSSSGVEIEVNGEKQQIEDFASDIQTKCPPLAHIIEVTIECIPFREFEMFSIEPSKITSGITLVPPDTALCDECAKEMDDPADRRYNYPFTNCTNCGPRYSIIKKMPYDRPDTTMSKFRMCPSCQKEYDDPADRRFHAQPNACPVCGPMVYLGKNAGQDAIDHAAEIIDSGGIIAVKGLGGYHLICDATQDIPVKTLRNLKKRPDKPLAVMCSYETIQKYCDDAPSLKLFCSPQAPIVIMKVPDLPVSAFANPMSPNVGCIAPYTPLHRVLMKTCKSDFLIATSGNRKDEPIAKDEREAEKALSEFTSHFLHHTRPIHNRVDDSLVSVVDGMPYVMRRARGFAPYPVMLPSAVNGCVLALGAHLKNTITIAKDNYAFVSQYIGDLDNPDTCEFFEETIDKMKMLYGLEPDSVVCDMHPNYHSTGFAESLGLPVQRVQHHISHMMACMAENGLKDNVLGVVLDGTGLGTDGTIWGGEFLLMKNRKISRPQHLPKVMQPGMDGGAKNPGRMLISYLHHFGILERYMETLTKKLFIPEKDIKLTVSMIEKNINCIPTTSAGRLFESLGAAVTGVTKNLFEAHSAMKMEGLAHSADRKYHKVTDTDSDDFYRNVFEYTLNSVQANENPQIIAADIHSNFVKHIIFCIKNICNIEEVGDVVLSGGVFQNLFLTKELTKVSRLNIHRHKAVPPNDSCISLGQAYYKTYSKIRNFGS; from the coding sequence ATGGACACTAAGTGCCGCTATGATAATAGGCAGGCTGGAAATCTATACTATACTGGTGCTCTTTACACCGACATTCTGGAGAAGATGAAAACTTTCAACATTAAAGTAAAAGGTATCGTGCAGGGGGTCGGATTTCGCCCCTTTATATTCCGTCTGGCAGGTACTCACGGGTTGAAAGGCTTTGTGACCAACAGCTCCTCCGGCGTGGAAATAGAAGTTAACGGCGAAAAACAGCAGATAGAGGATTTTGCTTCTGATATCCAGACTAAATGCCCTCCTCTCGCCCACATTATAGAAGTAACTATAGAATGCATTCCGTTCAGAGAATTTGAAATGTTCTCTATCGAACCCTCTAAAATAACTTCCGGCATAACCCTCGTCCCGCCGGATACTGCTTTATGCGATGAATGCGCTAAAGAGATGGACGACCCCGCAGACAGAAGATATAACTACCCTTTTACTAACTGCACAAACTGCGGACCAAGATATTCTATCATAAAGAAAATGCCCTACGACAGACCTGATACTACCATGTCTAAATTCCGCATGTGCCCTAGCTGCCAGAAGGAATACGACGATCCTGCCGACAGACGCTTTCATGCACAGCCTAATGCCTGTCCTGTCTGCGGCCCTATGGTTTACTTAGGCAAAAATGCAGGGCAGGATGCAATCGACCATGCAGCAGAGATCATAGACAGCGGAGGCATAATAGCAGTAAAAGGACTTGGCGGATATCATCTTATATGTGACGCTACTCAGGACATTCCTGTAAAGACCCTCCGAAACCTGAAAAAGAGACCGGACAAACCCCTAGCTGTTATGTGCAGCTATGAAACTATACAGAAATACTGCGACGATGCTCCGTCCCTTAAGCTTTTCTGCTCCCCGCAGGCGCCGATAGTCATAATGAAAGTACCTGACTTGCCTGTAAGCGCTTTTGCAAACCCGATGTCTCCTAATGTAGGCTGTATCGCGCCATACACACCGCTGCATAGAGTCCTTATGAAAACATGTAAGTCTGACTTCCTTATAGCCACCAGCGGTAATCGCAAAGATGAACCTATTGCCAAGGACGAACGGGAAGCTGAAAAAGCTCTGTCAGAGTTTACCTCTCACTTTCTGCACCACACAAGACCTATCCACAACCGTGTTGACGATTCTCTTGTATCTGTTGTGGACGGCATGCCCTACGTTATGCGCCGTGCCAGAGGTTTTGCACCCTACCCCGTCATGCTCCCGTCTGCGGTGAACGGCTGTGTGCTCGCCCTTGGGGCGCACCTTAAAAACACCATAACCATAGCTAAAGACAATTACGCATTTGTAAGCCAATACATCGGGGATCTGGACAACCCTGACACATGCGAATTCTTTGAAGAGACTATAGATAAGATGAAAATGCTGTACGGTCTTGAACCGGACAGCGTCGTTTGTGACATGCACCCAAACTATCACAGTACGGGTTTTGCTGAGAGTCTTGGTCTTCCGGTACAGCGTGTTCAGCACCATATATCCCACATGATGGCGTGTATGGCTGAAAACGGTCTGAAAGACAACGTATTAGGTGTTGTGCTGGACGGAACAGGTTTGGGGACTGACGGCACAATATGGGGGGGCGAATTTCTCCTTATGAAAAACAGGAAAATATCCAGACCCCAGCACCTGCCGAAAGTTATGCAGCCGGGGATGGATGGCGGTGCTAAAAATCCTGGCAGAATGCTGATTTCTTATCTTCACCACTTCGGCATTCTCGAAAGATATATGGAAACCCTTACCAAAAAACTCTTCATACCTGAAAAAGATATAAAGCTAACCGTGAGCATGATAGAAAAAAATATTAACTGTATACCCACAACCAGCGCAGGAAGGCTGTTTGAAAGCCTCGGTGCTGCCGTTACAGGTGTCACAAAAAACCTCTTTGAGGCACACTCAGCAATGAAGATGGAAGGTCTTGCACACTCAGCTGACAGAAAATACCACAAAGTCACAGACACTGACTCTGATGATTTCTATCGCAATGTATTTGAATACACTTTAAACAGTGTTCAGGCAAATGAAAACCCGCAAATTATTGCAGCAGACATACACAGTAATTTTGTCAAACATATCATTTTCTGCATAAAAAATATCTGCAACATAGAAGAGGTTGGCGATGTCGTCCTCTCCGGAGGCGTTTTCCAAAATCTATTTCTAACAAAAGAACTTACAAAAGTTAGCAGACTAAACATTCATAGACACAAAGCTGTCCCTCCTAACGATTCGTGCATTTCTCTCGGGCAGGCTTATTATAAAACTTATTCCAAAATAAGAAATTTTGGGTCATAA
- a CDS encoding ABC transporter permease produces MVRSKIFSKVNGNILFYSGMVIVVIFFLVAIFAPYIATYDPTHIDFDSVFLPPSAEHYFGTDDLGRDVYSRVVYGSRISLFVGFVAVGISLAIGVLLGLVAGYFGGFADAIIMRFVDIMLCFPAFFLILAVIAFLSPSMFNVMAIIGLTGWMGVTRLVRAEVLSVKTRDYIVSARVQGLPVWLIMSKHILPNVITPIFVTATLGVAGAILTESSLSFLGLGVQPPTPSWGNILTAGKDNIMFAWWLSFFPGIAIFITVLGYNLLGEGLRDILDPKH; encoded by the coding sequence ATGGTAAGAAGTAAAATTTTTAGTAAGGTTAACGGAAATATCCTATTTTATTCAGGTATGGTTATAGTCGTTATCTTCTTTCTGGTGGCGATATTTGCACCTTACATCGCAACATACGACCCTACTCACATAGACTTTGACTCAGTTTTTCTGCCCCCCTCAGCAGAGCACTACTTCGGGACAGATGACTTGGGGCGTGATGTCTATAGCCGTGTGGTTTACGGGAGCCGTATATCTTTGTTCGTCGGCTTTGTAGCTGTAGGGATATCCCTTGCTATCGGTGTTTTGCTTGGTCTGGTTGCAGGGTACTTTGGCGGTTTTGCTGATGCAATTATCATGCGGTTCGTTGATATAATGCTCTGTTTTCCGGCTTTTTTTCTGATTCTTGCTGTTATCGCTTTTCTGAGCCCATCCATGTTTAACGTTATGGCCATCATAGGTCTGACTGGCTGGATGGGTGTTACGAGGCTTGTTCGTGCTGAGGTGCTAAGTGTTAAGACAAGGGATTACATCGTCTCAGCCCGTGTGCAGGGGCTTCCTGTATGGCTGATAATGAGCAAGCACATCCTGCCGAACGTCATAACTCCAATATTTGTCACTGCAACTCTGGGTGTTGCCGGTGCAATTCTCACAGAATCATCACTGAGTTTTCTTGGGCTTGGCGTTCAGCCGCCAACACCTTCATGGGGTAATATACTCACCGCCGGTAAAGATAATATCATGTTTGCATGGTGGCTTTCATTTTTCCCCGGTATTGCGATATTTATAACTGTATTGGGTTATAACCTGCTTGGAGAAGGTCTTCGGGACATTCTTGACCCGAAACACTAA
- a CDS encoding ABC transporter permease — MLAFILRRIAGMIPLLIGITIICFAVIHLAPGDPAQFLSSMNPKFSESAYEKFEKMYGLDKPLPVRYLDWVKRVAVLDFGESFAPDGRSVMDKVGERMPVTIYLNIAGLVLIFIVALPLGVLSAYWHNTFFDKSVTVFVFAGFAVPTFWLALICMYYFGVVKGWLPISGLKSYNYEQFSTMGKVWDVLHHAFLPVVLSVFGGLAGLSRFARNSMMEVLGEEYIISARARGITEGKVIFKHALKNAMLPVVTILGLSIPGLIGGSVIFESIFSIPGMGQLFYQSVMSRDYPVVMGVLVLGAVLTLIGNLVADISYGMVDPRIRYGKK, encoded by the coding sequence ATGCTTGCTTTTATACTGAGAAGAATTGCGGGAATGATACCACTGCTGATAGGTATCACAATTATATGTTTTGCTGTGATACATCTGGCACCGGGAGATCCGGCGCAATTCCTTTCGTCCATGAACCCAAAATTTTCTGAATCAGCCTATGAGAAATTTGAAAAGATGTACGGACTGGACAAGCCTCTGCCAGTGAGATATCTAGACTGGGTTAAGCGTGTTGCTGTACTTGATTTCGGCGAGTCTTTTGCCCCTGACGGCAGGTCGGTAATGGATAAGGTAGGCGAACGGATGCCAGTTACTATCTATCTAAACATTGCAGGGCTGGTTCTCATCTTTATCGTGGCTCTCCCGCTGGGAGTGCTTTCTGCGTACTGGCATAACACATTCTTTGATAAGTCTGTAACTGTCTTTGTATTTGCAGGGTTTGCCGTGCCAACATTCTGGCTGGCTCTCATCTGTATGTACTACTTTGGCGTAGTAAAAGGATGGCTTCCTATATCCGGACTGAAATCATATAACTATGAGCAATTTTCGACGATGGGAAAGGTATGGGATGTCCTTCATCATGCTTTTCTTCCTGTTGTTTTATCTGTTTTCGGCGGTCTTGCAGGGCTTTCCCGTTTCGCACGCAACTCTATGATGGAGGTGCTTGGCGAGGAATATATTATTAGTGCACGCGCCAGAGGCATTACAGAAGGTAAAGTTATCTTCAAACACGCACTAAAAAATGCCATGCTGCCGGTTGTTACTATACTGGGGCTTTCAATACCAGGACTTATAGGCGGAAGTGTTATATTCGAATCTATCTTCAGTATTCCAGGCATGGGGCAACTGTTTTATCAGTCTGTTATGTCCAGAGACTATCCTGTTGTTATGGGGGTTCTGGTGCTTGGTGCAGTATTGACCCTTATAGGCAATCTTGTCGCAGACATAAGCTACGGCATGGTAGACCCGAGGATCAGATATGGTAAGAAGTAA
- a CDS encoding ParB/RepB/Spo0J family partition protein has protein sequence MKKNPLGKGLESLIPKAESTRTIINEIDIADIKPNPEQPRKVFDEEALSELTDSIRRNGVIQPLVLAAGEEEGEYIIIAGERRWRAAGLAGLRRVPAVVRVLTHETEKLELALIENIQREDLGPLELARAYKNLMDTHDYRQEDVADVVGKSRSAVANTIRLLGLPEKVIMALEEGLISEGHARALIGLDEKKAVEILFKIIDNSLSVRDVEKLVSKKEREQIMHKEEDENIFVMSLKAEMEEFFRTKIEIKPGKKGGTINIRYSSDDDLDRIIKTIRGE, from the coding sequence ATGAAAAAAAATCCATTGGGTAAAGGGCTGGAAAGTCTTATCCCTAAAGCAGAATCTACTCGTACAATTATAAACGAGATAGATATTGCAGATATTAAACCGAACCCTGAGCAGCCCAGAAAGGTCTTTGATGAAGAGGCTCTTTCTGAACTAACGGATTCCATAAGAAGGAATGGGGTGATACAGCCTCTTGTCCTTGCTGCGGGTGAGGAAGAGGGCGAATACATTATTATCGCCGGTGAAAGACGATGGCGTGCCGCAGGGCTTGCAGGACTTCGCAGGGTTCCTGCTGTAGTTCGTGTCCTAACCCACGAGACAGAGAAGCTTGAGCTTGCACTGATAGAAAATATTCAGCGTGAGGATCTGGGGCCTCTGGAGCTTGCCAGAGCATATAAGAATCTGATGGATACACATGATTACCGTCAGGAAGATGTGGCTGATGTTGTGGGGAAAAGCCGCTCTGCTGTTGCGAACACTATAAGGCTGCTGGGACTGCCTGAAAAAGTTATCATGGCTCTCGAAGAGGGGCTGATAAGCGAAGGGCACGCAAGGGCTCTTATCGGACTGGACGAAAAGAAGGCGGTTGAAATTCTTTTTAAAATAATAGACAATAGCCTCTCTGTCCGTGATGTCGAAAAGCTCGTTTCAAAAAAAGAACGTGAGCAGATCATGCATAAGGAAGAGGACGAGAATATCTTCGTTATGAGTCTGAAAGCAGAGATGGAAGAGTTTTTCCGTACAAAAATAGAGATTAAACCCGGTAAAAAGGGCGGTACGATAAATATCAGATACTCCAGCGATGACGATCTGGACAGAATCATAAAAACAATCAGAGGGGAATAG
- a CDS encoding peptide-binding protein: MINRLLIFMLMFAVVACGNNADKGAEGAKADSKIKSEKVSGDNPVNGDAFISSSLGDATGLIYNITSDSASHDIASKIYNGLVEYDKDINIVGDLAESWDITDEGKTIVFHLRKDVRWHDGEPFTADDVEFTYKFMIDDKTPTSYDADFRLVKSFEVLDKYTVRIEYGEAYAPALISWSMPVLPKHLLEGVDVTKSPLLREPVGTGPYKFKEWKAGESITLEANEDYFKGRPYLDRFVMRVIPDSATTFLELLDGAIDMTGLTPLQWTRQTDANKQFTEQYDKYDYLSFGYTYVAYNELKKPFDDKRVRQALTYATPKADIIKGILFDLGIPAHGPYKPGTIWYNDNVKKYDYNPEKALELLAEAGYTDSDSDGFLDKDGKRFEFELITNQGNSVRTKICETLQQSWEKIGIKVSIRVLEWATFINEYVDKQKFDALVLGWNITNDPDLYDVWYSGNCGARKLNFICYKNEELDRLLIEGRKVFDPEKRKEYYHKAQEILAEDQPYTFLYVPYSLVAISKRFENVYTAPAGLTHNQDKWWVKKGNQKYHFER, from the coding sequence GTGATAAATAGACTTCTCATTTTCATGCTTATGTTTGCTGTCGTTGCTTGTGGCAACAATGCAGACAAAGGAGCGGAAGGTGCCAAGGCTGATTCAAAAATAAAATCAGAAAAGGTGTCTGGCGACAATCCTGTCAACGGAGACGCCTTTATTTCGTCCAGCCTCGGTGACGCCACCGGGCTGATATATAACATTACATCAGATTCCGCTTCCCATGATATCGCATCTAAGATATACAACGGGCTTGTGGAATATGACAAAGACATTAATATCGTAGGGGATCTTGCTGAAAGCTGGGATATAACAGACGAAGGCAAAACGATAGTCTTTCATCTGCGGAAAGATGTACGCTGGCATGATGGCGAGCCTTTCACTGCGGACGATGTCGAGTTTACCTATAAGTTTATGATAGATGATAAGACACCGACATCATACGATGCGGATTTCCGTCTGGTCAAAAGCTTTGAGGTATTAGACAAGTATACTGTCAGAATTGAGTACGGCGAAGCTTATGCTCCTGCTCTGATAAGCTGGAGTATGCCGGTTCTTCCGAAGCATCTGCTCGAAGGTGTTGATGTTACAAAGTCCCCCCTTCTCAGAGAACCTGTCGGAACAGGTCCATATAAGTTTAAAGAGTGGAAAGCCGGAGAATCCATTACGCTTGAAGCTAATGAAGACTATTTCAAAGGACGCCCTTACCTTGACCGTTTTGTTATGCGTGTTATCCCTGACAGCGCCACAACGTTTCTGGAACTTTTAGACGGTGCAATAGACATGACAGGTCTTACACCTCTTCAATGGACCAGGCAGACCGATGCTAATAAACAATTTACAGAACAATACGATAAGTATGATTATCTGAGTTTCGGGTATACATATGTTGCGTATAATGAACTGAAAAAACCTTTTGATGATAAGCGAGTGCGGCAGGCTCTGACTTATGCCACACCAAAAGCGGATATTATTAAAGGTATTCTCTTTGATCTGGGTATCCCTGCCCACGGCCCCTACAAGCCCGGTACTATCTGGTACAATGATAATGTTAAAAAATATGACTATAACCCTGAAAAAGCACTGGAACTGTTAGCCGAAGCTGGTTACACAGACAGCGACAGTGACGGTTTTCTGGATAAAGATGGTAAAAGATTTGAGTTCGAACTGATAACAAATCAGGGTAACTCTGTCCGCACTAAAATATGCGAAACCCTTCAGCAGAGCTGGGAAAAAATAGGGATAAAGGTTAGCATCAGAGTTCTCGAGTGGGCAACATTTATCAATGAATATGTTGATAAACAGAAGTTTGACGCACTTGTTCTCGGATGGAATATAACAAATGACCCCGACCTCTACGATGTCTGGTATTCGGGCAACTGCGGGGCGCGTAAACTGAATTTCATCTGCTATAAAAATGAAGAGCTGGACAGGCTTCTTATCGAAGGGCGCAAAGTCTTCGACCCTGAAAAGCGTAAAGAGTATTACCATAAAGCGCAGGAGATACTTGCAGAAGATCAGCCGTATACTTTTCTTTATGTACCGTATTCTCTTGTAGCAATTTCCAAACGCTTTGAGAACGTATATACAGCACCTGCCGGACTGACACATAATCAGGACAAATGGTGGGTGAAAAAGGGAAATCAGAAATATCATTTTGAAAGGTAA
- the secG gene encoding preprotein translocase subunit SecG, translating into MYTIILALHLFVCFLLILAVLLQAGKGSSLGAAFGGGQGDVFGPGAPVNIMNRITTVVAILFMVTSLLLAVLSTQKTTNSVVDQFNVPAQQTVPAPVEIPAAPAESK; encoded by the coding sequence ATGTATACGATAATTCTTGCACTGCACCTTTTTGTGTGCTTCCTTCTCATTCTGGCAGTTCTTTTACAGGCTGGTAAAGGGTCATCCCTTGGTGCTGCTTTCGGCGGCGGACAGGGGGATGTTTTCGGACCGGGAGCACCTGTCAATATTATGAACAGGATCACAACTGTGGTTGCAATACTTTTCATGGTGACCTCACTGCTCCTTGCGGTACTTTCTACACAGAAAACGACTAATAGCGTTGTTGATCAGTTTAATGTCCCTGCACAGCAGACAGTACCTGCACCAGTTGAAATACCTGCTGCGCCTGCGGAGTCAAAGTGA
- the tpiA gene encoding triose-phosphate isomerase codes for MRKPYIYGNWKMNLDMHGSSDLISSILSVKIDYTKVDVGVAPDFSSLYKVSQTIKQMGYPISVAAQNISAEEKGAFTGDVSAAMVFAAGADSTILGHSERRMIFAEGDELINQKVKTALRNNLDVILCVGETLDERESGVAADRVVYQVGMGLKDIGMDRINRVTLAYEPVWAIGTGKTATPADAEDIHGKIRTQLSKMYGPVVAEKIRILYGGSVKPDNVSALMMRENIDGALVGGASLDATSFAKLVNFNG; via the coding sequence ATGAGAAAGCCATACATCTACGGCAACTGGAAGATGAATCTGGATATGCATGGATCCAGCGATCTTATAAGTTCTATATTGTCAGTTAAAATAGATTATACAAAAGTAGATGTTGGTGTTGCGCCTGACTTCAGTTCTCTGTATAAAGTGAGCCAGACCATCAAACAGATGGGATATCCTATTTCGGTCGCTGCGCAGAATATTTCCGCAGAAGAAAAGGGTGCGTTTACAGGAGATGTAAGTGCTGCTATGGTGTTTGCCGCTGGAGCAGATAGTACGATACTCGGGCACTCTGAGAGGCGGATGATATTTGCAGAGGGGGACGAGCTTATTAACCAAAAAGTTAAAACAGCTCTTCGCAATAACCTTGATGTTATCCTCTGTGTAGGCGAAACACTTGATGAACGGGAGAGCGGCGTTGCTGCGGATCGCGTTGTCTATCAGGTGGGAATGGGGCTTAAGGATATTGGCATGGACAGAATAAACCGTGTTACCCTCGCCTATGAACCGGTCTGGGCTATCGGTACTGGTAAGACCGCAACCCCTGCTGATGCCGAAGATATCCACGGGAAAATCCGTACGCAGCTTTCTAAGATGTACGGGCCTGTTGTCGCTGAAAAGATCAGAATACTATACGGAGGCAGCGTGAAACCGGATAATGTTTCGGCTCTCATGATGCGCGAAAATATAGATGGCGCCCTTGTTGGCGGAGCCAGCCTTGATGCAACTTCATTTGCAAAGCTGGTAAATTTTAACGGATAA
- a CDS encoding ParA family protein, translating into MGKIIAIANQKGGVGKTTTAINLSSALGFADAKVLVVDMDPQGNATSGLGVVLSDESASIYDVLIGRAETKSTIRPTKIENLDIIPGNINLSAAEVELVTEMSRETKLKKALACVRDEYNFIMIDCPPSLGLLTINSLTAADSVLIPLQCEYYAMEGLGQLLNTIRLIRESLNEDLELEGILLTMFDPRNNLSKEVQKQVEEYLHDSIFNTIIPRNVRLSEAPSFGQSIIEYDIKSKGAASYIELAKEMLARLP; encoded by the coding sequence ATGGGAAAAATAATAGCAATAGCGAACCAGAAGGGTGGTGTAGGCAAAACCACAACGGCTATCAATCTAAGCTCTGCACTCGGATTTGCCGATGCAAAAGTGCTGGTTGTGGATATGGATCCACAGGGGAACGCCACAAGCGGGCTTGGTGTTGTGCTTTCCGATGAAAGTGCGTCTATTTATGATGTACTTATAGGACGTGCCGAGACTAAATCTACCATACGCCCTACGAAGATCGAAAATCTTGACATTATACCCGGTAATATTAATCTGTCCGCAGCCGAGGTTGAGCTTGTCACCGAGATGTCCCGTGAGACCAAACTTAAGAAGGCTCTTGCCTGTGTCAGGGACGAATATAATTTTATAATGATAGACTGTCCGCCTTCGCTCGGGCTACTTACTATAAACTCTTTGACCGCCGCCGACTCCGTTTTGATTCCGCTCCAGTGCGAATATTACGCTATGGAGGGGCTCGGGCAGCTCCTGAATACCATTCGCCTTATCAGAGAAAGTCTGAACGAGGATCTCGAGCTGGAGGGGATACTCCTCACTATGTTTGATCCGCGTAACAACCTCTCGAAAGAGGTTCAGAAACAGGTTGAGGAATATCTGCACGACAGTATTTTTAATACAATAATTCCCCGAAATGTCCGTTTGAGCGAAGCTCCCAGCTTTGGTCAGTCCATCATAGAATATGATATTAAATCCAAAGGCGCTGCGAGCTATATTGAGCTTGCAAAAGAGATGCTTGCGAGGCTTCCATGA
- a CDS encoding HDOD domain-containing protein: MNQNIPSVILMCRKNASCQMLKDTVASLPFDTYICSNEQHAFDILEKQSIDIIITEFDLEESSGISFLQAILERSKQNTRIIFGHQANEEIIIKSIIKGTACAYIDDSTKPELLKKKLLDIARIRADMTNQKILEILPGSNEFPIDMSVYEELMEAINDEKPLPDIATIIAKDITLTAKVLQVANSAFFGSFCGTSIEKAIIYMGMNPVKDIVLLHSLSANLQLNSAQNRELESIVRHSIETNYYMHAIAKKSGTCHITTLNSSIGIIHDIGKLVQLVFFPMEFNSITEYRNDNPNTDYYTCELETGNISLKHSEIGAYFLSCWNFNQYSVEAALYHHEPELATDEMRPCIEALFLANTISDIRAGYNLSLEDALARCLHIDMEPSDILTILPPL; encoded by the coding sequence ATGAACCAAAACATTCCATCCGTTATCCTGATGTGCCGGAAGAATGCATCCTGTCAGATGCTGAAGGACACAGTAGCGTCCTTACCCTTTGATACTTATATATGCAGCAACGAACAGCACGCTTTCGACATTCTCGAAAAGCAGTCGATAGATATCATAATTACGGAGTTTGATCTGGAGGAATCCAGCGGAATATCTTTTCTGCAAGCTATTCTGGAGCGCAGTAAACAAAACACGCGTATTATTTTCGGACATCAGGCAAATGAAGAAATAATTATCAAATCAATCATTAAAGGGACAGCCTGCGCCTACATTGACGATTCTACAAAGCCAGAGCTTCTAAAAAAGAAACTTTTAGATATTGCGAGAATTCGTGCAGACATGACTAATCAGAAAATACTAGAGATACTTCCTGGGTCAAACGAGTTTCCTATTGATATGTCTGTATATGAAGAGCTCATGGAGGCAATTAATGATGAAAAGCCACTGCCGGACATCGCAACAATAATAGCAAAAGACATAACCCTTACTGCCAAAGTTCTTCAGGTGGCAAACTCTGCTTTTTTCGGAAGTTTTTGCGGAACATCTATCGAAAAAGCAATTATATATATGGGAATGAATCCCGTTAAAGACATCGTACTGCTGCACTCGCTTTCTGCTAATCTTCAGCTGAACTCCGCTCAGAACAGAGAGCTTGAATCCATTGTACGGCACTCGATTGAAACAAATTACTACATGCATGCAATAGCGAAAAAATCAGGCACATGCCATATTACCACACTAAACAGCTCTATAGGCATTATTCATGACATCGGAAAACTTGTTCAGCTTGTATTTTTCCCTATGGAGTTTAACAGCATCACTGAATACCGCAATGATAACCCCAACACAGACTACTACACCTGCGAGCTGGAGACAGGAAATATATCCCTTAAGCATTCTGAGATCGGAGCCTACTTTCTTAGCTGTTGGAACTTTAATCAATACTCTGTCGAAGCAGCTCTTTATCATCATGAGCCTGAGCTGGCAACAGACGAAATGCGCCCCTGCATTGAGGCTCTGTTCCTCGCAAATACCATTTCCGACATAAGAGCCGGGTATAACCTTTCATTAGAAGATGCACTTGCAAGATGTCTGCATATAGATATGGAACCTAGCGACATACTAACTATACTGCCGCCGCTGTAG